CAACACACGTTTGGCGTATCGCGCGCATGAATGACGCCACGTGGACGGTGCTGCTGGCTGAACTCACGGCAGAGTCGACAGAGGTGACGATCTATACCTACGACCGTTTGAAGTCAGGCGGGGCAGGATGGCAAACCCATAACTGCCGCGCTATCCGGCCTGACTACACCCAAGAGGCATTGAAGCCGAAGTCAGGGAAGTTCTTTGTAGATGTCCCTATCCAGGTTTATCAACATGACCGTTGCGGCGGCGAGCTAACCCATGCCAGCGATTGCACTGACAACGGCAACATTATCCGGCGCCGTCCGGCGGCCGTTGATCCTATCTACTTCGATGTATTTCCGTTAGTCGAAGTGGCAACCGCCAAAGTGAACGGCACGCCCGACTTTGACTCGCGGGTAAATACGCTCACGGTAGATACCACCTCAGTAAACTGGTTATCGGCAACCCGGCGCGGGCGGGTCGTGCGCGTGTTTGACCTTTCCGGCGTGATGGTATTCGAGGGTGTATCGCGTCGTGCCCGACAAGCACGACCATCCGATTGCGGCCATACGGGAAGGGGATACCGGCACAGCGCAGCAGTTCGGCCAAACGATAGCCGATAACTACGACGTGAAAGTCTACAGCGCGATTGTACCGTCTGCGATGCTTTCCTACATCGATGAGGACGGCGTGCTGTACAAGCGAGATGATATTGAACATGACGACAGTTACCCGCAGTCCCAATACCCATATCCTCATGCGCGTTTCGGCACGCACCGCCATTCGAGGGTAGTAGAGGGTGCAAGCGCTACCCTCAGCTTTACCGACAATTCCTACGACTTCGCAGGGGATGCCTTATCCCGCGTATGGGCAGAGCCGTCTACCTGGACACAAACCGTCGGCACATCAACTCAGCCAGTGTGACGCATACCGCCCCGGCAGAAACTACATCATGCGCCTACAGTCGATACGCACCGGCGGCGTGGAAGAGACTGACGACTACAACGCATTCCGCTATATCTTCGTCACCGACGGGCCGGATGGCGATAACCCGGCCTTTAGCGATCTGTTCAATGTACAGGTGCGCGACATTGTGCAGGACCGCGTAGGCTGTACCATCACCGCTGAAATCAATGTGACGCCGGTGACGAGACGACACTGCTAACCTATCTGTATCCGGGTGCCTTCTGCCTGATGCAAGAGACGCCGAAGTTCAGCGCCGATGGCTACGCGACGGAAGGTACACCGACTGCCGGGCTTGTCTACGAAGTGACTGGACATCTGCGCTCCTATGAACGGGTAGCAGTTGACCCCTACGGCGTGCAAACGTGCTGGTTAAGTTTGAAAGCGCGATGACTTACTGCGCTAGTCTGCCTATCCCAACACAGGTATTCAGGCGGTCAACTACCCCGGTCGAATGGTACGAAGTACATCCCGACTTATTGGATGTAGGCGGGATGATGTACATTTCGCTGGTGTACTCGACAGAGGTACCGCGCCTATATGATCTGTATTTCGAGGACGTGCGCGGCGCTCAAATCCCGTATGCCGAATTCGATAAAGGATCGATCCTCAACGGGTTTCAGCAGCTTATGCAGCGCGTCACCGGCGGGAATATCGGCAGTGTCGCTAGTGGTGCCATCTATGCGCGCCGCAGTGGTTCACACGAAGATGATACCTACCGGAATGCACTGGCGACGGTCTGGACCTGGAGCGCGTCGGATATTGACGGCGGGGTAGATTACCGGCGTGACCCGATCTATAAGGTAGGGCAGCTAACCGGTGCCGGCGCAGTGGCAGGACTGCCCTATCGCCATTGGTCTATCGGGCGCAGGCCGGATACCTGGCCGCTTCGCAGGGGCTGGATACCAGCGCCACTATGCCCGGGTTTATCGGCAGCGATCAGACCGATATACAGGAGCGCGTCGGTCACGAATACCAGTACCGCAACCGGGCCATTACTGACTTTACATTCGTGGCGCTCGGCAACCGGGATGTAGCAGACCCGGCCCTGATGGAATGGCACAAGTTCAGCATTGATAGCTACGTGCCATTAGATGACACAACATTCAGCACGTCACGACGCTGGCTGCCAAACACGGTTACACGCACCTATGAGTACACGCCGCGGGGCATCAAGAAGCGGGTAGTCGTCTCAGCTATTCCCGAGACGAAAGGAAAGGCCGCGCCACTTCTGCCGACTAAGGCCACCGGAGCAGTCCTCGGGCCGGTTGAGGCAAACGTGACACCTGGAGACGAACTGGATAGCTGCGAGGACTTGACCGGCGTTACCGGGGCCGACGGATTTATACACGACTTCACCGGCGGTACCGGAGTCATGGGTAGTCAACTCGACAGGCAGCGCCACCTATAGCGCGGGATGGTCCAGCGTCCTCATCTCGTTTGGCTATGTGCGTGAAAACAGCGCCTATATCAAGCGCTCATGGTCTAACGCGCCGGGCGGTTGGACGGTCATTCGCATTGAGATTACCTATACGGCGACGTTGGGAGCCGGGGAGAAGTTGCTACAGGTACGCGACCGTGTCGGCAGTGGCGCGCAATCGATATTCCAGACAACGGCACTCTCGGCAGGCACCGATAACGTCTAGTATGGACGGGATCATCGGTCATGTACGATGGCATGAAGGTCTATGCACGCGCCGGATACAGGAAATCAATCCCCGCCAGTGATCCCGGCGGCACGGTCACGATTACGAAGGTACGTGTGTGCTTTGCGGAGACGGCCCCAATATGAGTATCCGACTGGACGAACAGCGCATTAACGCCCTGCTGAAAGGCAGTCTCGCGGCATTGGAAGAGCCGCGCATGGGATATGTCTAAGTCGCAGACGACGGCACAACCCTGGCAGAGACTTCTCATGGCGTCGGCTGGTGTAGTGTGCGAATCAACGATAACGCTGAATATACAGCGGTCAAGATTGCGCCGGGCATCCGCGCATTTCTGCGGGATGGATTAGCCGTCCGGTTGGAACGTGAGCGTGACGGCACGCTGTATATCGCCAGTATAGACCGCGTAGTGGGGTTTGAACAGTTAGGCGGGGCAGACCCGGCGCAAACCATCGGTGTGCATGACCATCAGGACGCGCTTAACGGTGGGACGCTAGACGCGGCGGCAATCGCCAGCGGTACGCTCCTGCTAGAACGCGGCGGCACTGAGGCCGACTTATCCGCCACCGGCGGCGCTAACCAGTTCCTGAAGCAATCCTCAGTCGGGGCGGTCGTGACTGTCGGCACGATTGGCGCGAGCGATATCACTACCGCGCTGACGACCCCGCCCGCGATAGGAGCCACGACCCCGGCGGCCGGTAAGTTCTCGACACTGGAGAACACTGGCGCCTATGTCCACAACGAAGCGGGCGGCAACGTCGACGCGCGCTGGGAAGGCGACACCGATGCGAACTTGATCTTCCTGGATGCCAGCGCCGACAATCTGGGTATCGGGACGCGCCGCCATCGGTACGCCGGTCGTGGGACTAGGCGTATACGATAGCGACTTGGACGCGCTGTATTTGTACGATGGCGCGGGCTGGGTCGCAGTCGGCAGCGGCGGCGCGGTGGCCTTTACCGACTTGACCGATGCGCCCTCGTCCTACACCGGTGAGGCCGGGAAGGTCGTAGCCGTCAACGGCACGGAAACCGGGCTGGAATTCGTGACGGTCGGAGGCGGTACGCCGCTTTCGGTGACGACAGTCACAACCGAACTCGCACACCTGCATTATGCGAATACATTAGGCGCGTCAGGTTCATTCCAGGCCATTACCGCCTTACCGTCAGGCTACGACCGCGTAAAGATTCGCTTACATCTGCGCGGTACAGTCGCGGCGGCTAGCGATGTTGTGAACATAACGATCAACGGGGGATACGACTGGCGCGAACTATCATTATCAGGCCATCGCTGGTGTCAACAATGCTTCAAATGCCTCGGAGACAGATACGCGTGGCGTCTATCAAATTCCAGCAGCGTCGTCAACAGCGGATGCATACTCTGACATCATAGTCGAGATTGAGGGCTACGCTGGAGCGCACCGCAAGAACGTTGTATCTCGCCGTGCCGAGGAACTTACGGAGGATAACCAGGTCATCGGTGAGACTTTAGTCGTCTGGCAGTCTCGGCAGCGATTACTGACATCGACTTCATGGTGACCGACAATGATCCGACCGATCAGTTTGTCGCGGGTTCGTTTGTTGAAGTGTGGCTGATTAAGGACACTGCGGTCGTGACGGCGGTATCCGGCGGCAGCGGTGTACTGCAAGTCTCGACTGCAAATATCTCAACCCCCGACCGATGCCGAGCTTGACAGCGCTTTCGGCACACCTGCTACAGTCGGCACGGGTTTCCACGCGGCAGTGAACGACAACGCTCGGATGGCAGTAACTGGTGGTTTACCGCCATGACGAAAGCAACCTAATGAATAATTTATGGTATAATTCACGGAAATTAACAGCGCGGCGGGATGCTACCAACACGCCCGCCGCGCCTAACCCGACGAATGGAGTCTACCCAATGTCGAGCTTCCTCGATTCTACCTCAATATCCCCCACTATCACAATTCAACTAACTCAAGGGTATGTCGCAATCATCGATGCGGCGGACGCCGATATTGCTCAATTCAAGTGGACAGCGCATCTTAAAAAGGGACGCGATGCTGTCTACGCCTATCGGCACACACGTACTGACGGGGGAAAGATCGAACGGATTTTTCTCCATAGACTGATATTATGCCGGATGATGCAAAGAACTTTCGCCCGCGGTGAGTTAGTTGATCACATCAACCGTGACGGACTGGATTGTCGTCGGGCAAACCTCAGAGTAGCCACCCCCTCTCAAAATCAAGCTAACCGCAAAATTCGCAAAGATGCTATCGGCGGTCTGAAGGGCGCTGTCTGGGACAAGTCCAGAGGGAAATGGCAGGCCAAGATCAGAGCGTTTGGCAAAAACATCTTTCTTGGGAGATATGAAACCGCCATTGAAGCGCATCAGGCCTACATGGCGGCGGCGCGTCAGTACTTCGGTGAGTTCGCCTGCGATGGAAAGGCGACATGATGAAACGACTCCGCACTGTTTTACTCATGACTCTGGCGACTATCGCCGCGCTGGAACTGCTGTGCCGGATATTCGACCCGATGGGCGTGGTCTACTTCGACGACGTGGCCTATCTGTGGAACACACGCATCGACGACCCGACCGGCTACGCGCATGTGCCGGGCCGCTTCGCCATCGGCGGACGCTTCGCCATCACGATCGACGCCGATGGCAACCGCTACGCCGGGCCGCTTTCGGGCGGGGCGCGCGTCACGTTCGTGGGGATAGCCGGACCTTCGGTTATGGCGTAAACGATGGCGACGTATGGGTGAGCCGGGTAGCATCGGCCCTGCCGGATTGACGCGCTGAACACCGGCAGAAGCGGTTACAACGTCGAAAATATCGCGCCGCTAATCGACGAAGTAGATGGCTGCATAGTTTGGCTTACCATCTCGAATGACCCGGCACGCCGGTGCGTTACAGCGACCGTGCGACCGGATCTACCACGTTCGTATCTCGGTCACGTTACAAGTCATCACGGCGCGCGGGCCGGTTACACGACCGCACCGATTACCGATGCTGTAGGCCGCTGTACGAAAGCGATTGCGGCGCGCCCTGATACGCTGATTATCGCCTTAGACGACAGGAACTATGGTACTATTGTCCCAGGGACGAATACGGCGCGGCGCTGATACCGTATTTACATCTCGCATCAGTCCTACCGATGCCCATGCAGACAGTGAAGGTAACCGTCAAATTGCAGAGTACATCCTGCCCATCCTTGACGAATGGCTAGACGAACGGAACTGTACTTGAAACTAAGACGCCGGATGCGTCGAAAGGTGAAAACACATGCGAAAGAAAGGGATGATACAGGCACTACTCGTATCGGTTACCACCATATTCCTATTGGGTTCTATCGACGTTTCTACCGCGCAGGGCGTAGGCGCGATGGTTGACGGGTTGACCGACGCCAGTACCAGGGTTGACCCGCTCGGATTAGCACTTATCGGACTGGTCCTCATCAGCATTATCTATTTTGGCGGCGGCGTATGGGACCGTCGCGCCGAACGTAAAGCCCGTAACGAAGAATGGGCGCGGCGTATTGAAATTGAGAAGGGGCATGCCGTGGCACGTTCGCAGTGGATTACAGACCTGCGCGGCATCAGCGAACGTGACGACGAATACAAGCGGCGTATACAGCATTCCGTCGGGGTAATGACCAACGTTATCACGCGCAACGAAAACTGCTGATAGAACATGAACAGGAAGCCAAGTCGCGCGAAACTACCTTGCGGGCAGCGCTAGAGATTGCAGGCAAGCGGGCAGAGAGAACGCTATAAGTCGGTACAGGAGCAAATCAGTATCGACAGCGCGGCCAATATGCGCGGGCTAGCCGAAGCTCAGGAAAGAGCATCGTCCAAGGGCAGAAGGAATTTAGCGCGACGTTTGCCCCGTACCTTGCTGCCGGGAACTTGCCCAAGTACCTGGAACCGCTGTTCAGTCGTATGCAGTCGATTACCGTGACGCCACATCACGCCGGTCTGCAAACTGTTACCATCGATGCCCGACCCGTTACCGGACAACTCACCCCGCCGCCCGACACTGACGGCACCGATAAGCTGATTACTGACCCTGACGACCCTCAGGCGAAAGGTTAACCATGCGCCACATATCCCAAGTTATCGCAATCGCCATCTGCGTTATCGGCCTGACATCGATAGCGACCGCGCAGGACAATACCGCGCTCCCAACCGACTGGACTACAGAAACGCCGATAGCATGGCTGAATGCACAGGTGACGCCGGATTTAGCGCCACAAGCCCCGGCAGTAAACGAACCGCCCGCAGAGGGTAGTGACGCCTACGCCATCGCGTTAGAGGCACTAGTGAGCGTTATTCTAGGCGTCGTCAATACAACCGGCGGCGCGGTGGTTATCGGACTGGGTATCTGGAAGTTTGCGCCCATCGTCTTAGCAATCGCGGAATTCCTGACCAAGCTTACCCCGCGCACCGATGATGACATGGCGGTCGCACGGCTACGGACGGAACTGGAACGCGCCGGTATTATCCCCATCACCCCCACGGTTACACCCACGGCAACATCAGTAAGCACGACCTACACGACCAATATCCTACCGGGTAGCGAGGGGTAAGATGCTAAACGATAACAACGCGCTTGTGCAGGCGATTGCCGGTTTCGTGGCCTTACTCACCCCGGCGCAAAAGCAAGCGGCATTAGCCATGGCTGAGATTGTGACGCTGGCCTTATCCGATGCCCCGCCGCCCTTCCCAGCCGCCAGTTTCACGCATACGTTAGACGGACTGAATGCGACGTTTACCGATACTTTACCGGCGGTCATAGTCGCGTATGGTCGTTTGGCGATGGTCTGACTTCTACCGCACAACATCCGACACACGTCTATACCACGGCAAGGACGCATTGCGTCACTCTGACCATAGCAAACGAGGAAGGCGAGATGAGCGCAGCGACATTACTCCTGACGGTTTTAGGCGGCGGGATTGTGGGTGAAACCACTTCCATCACCAGCGGACTGCAAGCATGGTGGAAGTTCCGTCAACTCACCGGAGCCGCCTCCGTTGCGAACGATGGCACGACGGGTTCTGCCGATGATCTTACACCGGATGATACCGGTGTTACTGCACAAAACAGCGGGCCGAACGGACGCCTTGCAACCGCCGCAAGTAGTGGCACCACCTTTTGGGAAGGGGATACTACATCCTCGCTACTTCAGTCTACCGATTACACCGTCGCG
The sequence above is a segment of the Candidatus Flexicrinis proximus genome. Coding sequences within it:
- a CDS encoding HNH endonuclease, translated to MSSFLDSTSISPTITIQLTQGYVAIIDAADADIAQFKWTAHLKKGRDAVYAYRHTRTDGGKIERIFLHRLILCRMMQRTFARGELVDHINRDGLDCRRANLRVATPSQNQANRKIRKDAIGGLKGAVWDKSRGKWQAKIRAFGKNIFLGRYETAIEAHQAYMAAARQYFGEFACDGKAT
- a CDS encoding PKD domain-containing protein, with the translated sequence MRCPAALPSRQFHAYVRRTECDVYRYFTGGHSRVWSFGDGLTSTAQHPTHVYTTARTHCVTLTIANEEGEMSAATLLLTVLGGGIVGETTSITSGLQAWWKFRQLTGAASVANDGTTGSADDLTPDDTGVTAQNSGPNGRLATAASSGTTFWEGDTTSSLLQSTDYTVALLFYKDTGMGILAADASGAGTATNVVYVEEPADLELVSITHYGTTDASQRMLLNA